In Streptomyces chartreusis, the following proteins share a genomic window:
- a CDS encoding extracellular catalytic domain type 1 short-chain-length polyhydroxyalkanoate depolymerase, which translates to MPTPYRTTVRRQLLALFAALLPLLAALLVAAPAAGARTEAADAVPAATLAEVTDFGTNPSNLRMYVYVPENVAAKPAILVAVHWCTGSGPDMYNGTEYDTLADQYGFVVLYPSVTRSSKCFDVSSPQALRRDGGSDPVGIRSMVDWATRTYDADTGRVFVTGISSGAMMTNVLLGDYPDVFAAGAAFAGVPFGCFATTDGSEWNSACAQGTVTRTAQQWGDTARAAYPGYTGPRPRMQLWHGTEDDVLRYPNFGEMIKQWTDVQGVGQTPAATDSPQSGWTRTRYGGTGDRAPVEAISLQGVGHNLYGYGMAARVLTFFGLDSGGPTPQPQPGACKVGVTTNAWNTGLTASVTLTNTSFTSVNGWRLGFTLPTGQTITNGWGATYAPSSGAVTATNASYNAALAPGASVSIGYQANHTGNSAAPGAFTLDGTACTAG; encoded by the coding sequence GTGCCCACCCCCTACCGCACGACCGTGAGACGACAGCTCCTGGCGCTGTTCGCCGCCCTCCTGCCGCTGCTCGCGGCACTGCTCGTCGCAGCCCCGGCGGCCGGCGCCCGCACCGAGGCGGCCGACGCCGTCCCGGCCGCCACGCTCGCCGAGGTCACCGACTTCGGCACCAACCCCAGCAACCTGCGGATGTACGTGTACGTGCCGGAGAACGTGGCCGCGAAGCCCGCGATCCTGGTGGCCGTGCACTGGTGCACCGGCTCCGGCCCGGACATGTACAACGGCACCGAGTACGACACCCTCGCCGACCAGTACGGCTTCGTCGTGCTGTACCCGTCCGTCACCCGCAGCAGCAAGTGCTTCGACGTCTCCTCGCCGCAGGCGCTCAGGCGCGACGGCGGCAGCGACCCGGTCGGCATCAGGTCCATGGTCGACTGGGCCACGCGCACCTACGACGCCGACACCGGCCGTGTCTTCGTCACCGGCATCTCCTCCGGCGCCATGATGACCAACGTCCTGCTCGGCGACTACCCCGACGTGTTCGCCGCCGGCGCCGCCTTCGCGGGCGTTCCCTTCGGCTGCTTCGCCACCACCGACGGCTCCGAGTGGAACAGCGCGTGCGCCCAGGGCACGGTCACCCGCACCGCGCAGCAGTGGGGCGACACCGCCCGCGCCGCGTACCCCGGCTACACCGGTCCCCGGCCCCGTATGCAGCTGTGGCACGGCACCGAGGACGACGTCCTGCGCTACCCCAACTTCGGGGAGATGATCAAGCAGTGGACCGACGTCCAGGGCGTCGGCCAGACCCCCGCCGCCACGGACTCGCCCCAGTCCGGCTGGACCCGCACCCGCTACGGCGGCACCGGTGACCGTGCCCCCGTCGAGGCGATCAGCCTCCAGGGCGTCGGCCACAACCTCTACGGCTACGGCATGGCCGCCCGGGTCCTCACCTTCTTCGGCCTCGACAGCGGCGGCCCCACCCCGCAGCCCCAGCCCGGCGCCTGCAAGGTCGGCGTCACGACCAACGCCTGGAACACCGGCCTCACCGCCTCCGTGACCCTGACCAACACGAGCTTCACGTCCGTCAACGGCTGGCGGCTCGGCTTCACCCTGCCCACCGGCCAGACGATCACCAACGGCTGGGGAGCCACCTACGCCCCGTCCTCCGGCGCGGTGACGGCGACGAACGCCTCGTACAACGCGGCCCTCGCGCCCGGTGCGAGCGTCAGCATCGGCTACCAGGCGAACCACACCGGCAACAGCGCGGCGCCGGGCGCCTTCACGCTCGATGGAACGGCCTGTACGGCCGGGTGA